A segment of the Aridibaculum aurantiacum genome:
GCCTGGCTGCTGCTGAGACGACATTTTGAAGAAGAGATGCAACGTACGCACATGCGCAAATTATTTGACGCTGATGCAGAAAGGTTCTCTAAGTTCAGTCTCCAGTTCAATGATATCCTGTTTGATTATTCAAAAAATATCCTGACGCAGAAGACCATGCAGTTGTTGTTTCAACTGGCGGAAGAATGCCAGCTAAGGCAATCAATAGACAGCATGTTTGGTGGTGAAAGGATTAATGAAACGGAAGATCGTGCTGTACTTCATGTGGCTTTACGCAATATGGGTAATGCACCATACATGGTAAATGGCGAAGATGTGATGCCTGGTGTGGTAAAGGTGCGCAAGCAAATGAAGACCTTCTGCGATAAAGTACATTCGGGTGATTGGAAAGGTTATACAGGCAAGCGGATCAAGAGTATCGTGAACATTGGTATTGGAGGAAGCGACCTGGGACCAGTGATGGTTACAGAAGCACTGAAGCCTTATTGGAAGAAAAACATACAGACCTACTTTGTAAGTAATGTAGATGGAACTCATATAGCCGAGACGCTAAAAAAGGTTAAGCCGGAAGAGACTTTATTCCTTGTGGCAAGTAAGACCTTTACTACCCAAGAAACTATGACCAATGCACATACTGCACGTTCATGGTTCCTGGAGCAGGCTATAGATGAAGCACATATTGCAAAACATTTTGTTGCCCTTAGCACCAATGAAAAAGAGGTGGTGAAATTCGGAATTGCACCTGAGAATATGTTTGAATTCTGGGATTGGGTTGGCGGAAGATATTCTTTGTGGAGTGCAATTGGTTTATCTATAGCATTGACCATTGGCTATAACAACTTTGAAGAATTACTACACGGTGCTTACGAGGTTGATGAACATTTCCGCAGAGAAAAGTTCTCTGGCAACATCCCGGTGATCATGGCGTTGATCGGCCTTTGGTATACCAACTTCTTCAATGCGCAGAGCGAGGCAATCCTACCTTACGACCAGTACATGCATAGGTTTGCGGCATATTTCCAGCAAGGAAATATGGAGAGCAATGGAAAGTCAGTAGATCGTAACGGATACGAGGTTAACTACCCTACCGGTCCTGTTATCTGGGGCGAACCCGGCACCAATGGTCAACACGCTTTTTACCAGCTCATCCACCAGGGCACACTTATTATTCCTTGCGATTTTATAGCACCAGCTATTAGTCATAATCCTATTGGTGATCATCATGTAAAACTGTTGAGCAACTATTTTGCACAAACAGAAGCATTAATGAATGGTAAGACTGAAGACGAAGTAAAACAGGAACTAACAAAGGCTGGGTTGAACAAAGAAGAGATCAAAAAGCTGGTGAAGTTCAAAGTCTTCAAAGGGAATAAGCCTACGAATTCATTTATGGTAAAACAGGTAACACCACGTACATTAGGTAACCTCGTAGCGATGTACGAACACAAGATATTTGTACAGGGCGCTATCTGGAATATCTTCAGCTTCGACCAGTGGGGTGTAGAGCTAGGAAAACAACTAGCAAATAAAATATTGCCTGAACTGGAAAATAATGATACTGTAAATTCTCATGACAGCTCTACCAATGGATTGATCAATGCGTTTAAGACGTTGAGAGCACAAGGTTAGGGTTTAAGGTTTAAAGTATAAAGTTTAAGGTTAGGCTTATATGAAAAAAAGGCAACTGTGAACCAGTTGCCTTTTTTTATGGAGCAGAGGTATATTTCCTCTTGTTTCAATTTATCGCTTGAAATCAAACAAAGTAGCGGTGAAGTTGGCTATCTCTCTTTTCTTGAACATAACATTCCAATTGCCGACATAACGTAGAACTTTTGGCACCAGCAACTCTCCCACTTTTTCTAGCTGTACTTCCATGTCTACGTCAAAATCATATACACCTGTTTTGTAGCTAAGGCTATAGTTGCGGCCAATGATCTCCAACGTGCGGGCATTGAACCAGGTGGTCATTTCATCAATTACTATATTGCTCCTGTCCCACGCAGAAAGGTCTTTCTTTGGTCGGATGGTGAAGACATAACAAGGATAACCTCGATAATCCTGTTTATCAATTTTGAAGTCGTATAGCTTGGCAACATCCTCATCGAATATGGCTACTTTGTTAGCTATCATAGGGAGACCTGGAATACGGTTACCTGGATTGAAAAACAATTGCTTCAATTGTTCTTTATGTTTGGCCATCCCACTTTTGCCCCGGGTATTGAAAGTTGTTCCTTTTACAATATTCGTCTCACCACATACCTTTCCTTTTGTAAAGAATAAACCTGCATACATTTCCGCAGTAGTGTAGTTGTAGCTGCCATCACCTTTGTAAAAATCACCTGTGGTCTTTTCGTCTTTCACTTCCATTGTTCTGCAGCCGTTGGCATAGGTCTGCCTGGTGGTGCTTTGCATGGTAGCTGTAACCGCACCTTTCTTATTCTTTAAGATGATGTCGTTGTAAGAAGAAAAGCTGAGCACCCTGAGGTTGCGGAATGCTTTGTAAAATGTAGTGTCGTTTTTTACGTATTCAATGAAGGCAGGATAATCAAAGTTGTTGCGGATAACAACATCGGTTAAGGTGAAGGACTGGTTCTTATAAACAACAGTAGTATCTTCTTGCGAAAAAGCGCAAAAGGAAACCGCTGTTAGAAGAGACAGTATCAACCATTGCTTCATCATTTGGCGTACATCATCTTGTAGTCCATCCTGATCTTCCCTTTGCTGATGTCGTTCAGTTTGCCTTGCAGCATCTTGCGGCGCAGTGGCTTCAGGTAGTCAATAAAAAGTTTACCTTCTATATGATCGTACTCGTGTTGTATGATGCGTGCTGTAAGACCAACAAAGGTTTCTGTATGTGGTTGAAAATTTTCGTCTACATATTCCAACACCACCTCTTCAGGGCGCTTTACATCTTCGCGGATCTTTGGTATGCTCAAACAGCCTTCGTTGTATGCCCACTCTTCGCCATCCAATTGCTTGATGTGCGCATTGATGAAAACCTTCTTAACACCTGGAGCATCTGCATATCCACCATCCTCATCGTCGTCCTGGTTGGCAAAGATCTGTGCGCTGTCTACAACAAAAAGACGGATAGCTCTATTGATCTGCGGTGCAGCCAATCCCACTCCATTACTTGCATACATGGTTTCCCACATATCTTCAATCAGTTTCTCTAATTGAGGATAATCTGGAGAAATGTCCTGGGCTACTTGTCGTAAAATGGGAGCACCGTATGCAACTATCGGAAGAGTCATATATAATTTTCTACGTATTAAAAATGCTGGTTGAGCGGTGGCAAAAATAGCCAAATAGATGTTATTGCCTTTGTAAATACTCCTGTAACATAATGATGGCTGCAATCTCATCCACCATCTTTTTATCCTGGCGTTTCTTTTTTTTCATCCCGCTTTCTACCATGCTTTGCACCGCCATTTTAGAAGTGTAACGTTCATCTACTTTTTCTATGGGTATGTTGGGAAATACTTTTACGAAACGATTGATGAATGCCTGAACCAATGGCGTAGCATGCGTATCGCTGTCGTCCCAGTTGGTAGGATGTCCAATGATGACCCGCTCCACCTGCTCTTTAGAAAAATAATCCTTCAAAAATTGCTCAAGGTCTTTGGTGTGTAAACCTGCAAGGCCTGTAGCAATGATCTGCATAGGGTCGGTAACAGCCAGGCCTGTGCGTTTAGAGCCGTAGTCAATGGAAAGAATTCTAGCCATGTTTTTAATTAAAAATCTAAAATGTAAAATGTAAAAATTAGGAAATTGATGCCTAGCGATTTAACTGACGAACGATGAGTTTTTCATTTTGCATTTTACATTTTCCAAAGCAGATCGGCTATTACAAAAACAGCGAACACCACACTGGCTATACCATTAGCCGTCATGAAAGCCAGGTTTACGCGGCGCAGGTCGTGGGGCTTTACAATGGAATGTTGATAGATGAGCATGCCGCAAAACACAACAACCCCTATCCAATACAGCCAGCCAAATTCACCTAACCATCCTGCAGCTATTACAATCAATCCGCTAAAAACATGCAGCAGTTCCGACACCCGCAGAGCGTTCTTTTTACCAAGCCGCGCCGGGATAGAATGAAGCTGGTGCTCACGGTCAAAATCAATATCCTGCAAAGCATAGATGATATCGAAACCACTTACCCAGAATAAAACTGTGAAAGAAAATAATACAGGCAGCACGGCAAACTCGCCGGTAACAGCAAGATAGGCGCCAATGGGTGCAAGCGATAGCCCCAGCCCCAGCACAAGATGACACAATGCAGTGAAGCGCTTTGTATAACTATAAAAAAGAATTACGAATAATGCTACAGGACTTAGAAAGAAACATATGCGGTTGATAAAGAAAGTAGAGATAATAAACAGGATGCAATTGAGAATAACAAAGCGAAGCGCACTGCTGGACGAAATGATACCAGCCGGAATTTCGCGGATGGCAGTACGCGGGTTCTTTGCATCAAAATTTTTGTCGAGAAAGCGGTTGAAGGCCATTGCCGCACTGCGTGCAGTGACCATACATACCAGCACAAGAACAAAGCGGAGGATAATTTCCTGGATCGAGCCTGGAAAATCATACGAGGATATACCAAACTCGTAATGGACTTGTGAAAGCACATTGCCATACTGTTCAAATAGCCTATACCCAAGAAAAAACCCGATCAATGCGAATGGAAGCGCAAAGATGGTGTGACTAAACTTTACCAGTGACAGGTAATTCTTTACTGTGTTCATTTATGTTTTTGATGTTGCCTTGCCGATACTTACTCTACAGTACAAGTGTGCGACGCAACGAAGTTGATTGTTTTTCAAATGCTGGTTACAAAAATTCTTCCCACCAAACCTAAAGCCGCAATAGCTGTTGCTCCACCAATTTCCAGGTAACAATACCTGCTGCTACTGATATGTTCAACGAATGCTTCATACCCAGCTGCGGTATCTCAATGCTGCCGTCTGCCATCTTCAAAACGTCATCGGCTACGCCCTCTACTTCATTGCCTAGTACAATTGCTAGCTTCGTCTCTGGTTGCCAATGGAATTTTTCCAACGAGATGCTTCCTTGCGTTTGTTCAATGGCATAAACCGTATACCCGCGCTGTTTCAGCTCGGCAACAGCTTCAGTAGTTTCGGAATAATAAAGCCAATCTACCGTTTCAGTAGCGCCTAATGCAGTCTTTTGAATATCGCGATGCGGAGGTTGCGGTGTATAGCCACAAAGGCAAATAGCTTCTACAAGAAATGCATCGGCAGTACGAAATACGCTGCCCACATTGTGCATGCTGCGGATGTTATCCAGCACCACCACCAACGGGTTCTTCTCAGCCTGCTTAAACTCATCGACCGACTTTCGGCCCAGCTCATCCATACTCAATTTGCGCATGGCGGCAAAGGTAAGTGTATCACAGCTTTAGGTCTATTCATGAACGTACTGTTATGCGAAAAATATGATTGCAATGGTATGAGCAACTGCAACCTTAAACTATGTTTGGCCTTATCTTTATGATAATTATCAGAAACCAACAGGCCAAGCAATGCATAAGATCACTGTACTTTATAATCATCCTGGTGACGAAGCAGCATTTGAAGATTATTATGAGAATAAGCACCTGCCTATGGCACGACATATGCCTGGTGTGAGTAAAGTAGAGCTGACGAAATTTGTACCTACGCCAGGTGGCGACCAACCGGAGTTTTACAGGATGGCGGAGTTATATTTTTCGTCTGAAGAGCAGATGATAGAAACGATGGGCTCGCCTGAAGGACAAGCGGTGATAGACGATATCCACAACCTGTCGGAGGCTGGAGTAAAAGTGGTGATTGGTAAGGTAACTACCTATTGATCTTTCGTAAGCAATTCCTGCTTTACCGTTACCAATTGATTATTTGCAAGCGAAGTTTCATCTTTTTCATGATGTGAAGTTTGCTGGTTCGAACGGAACAGCTGAAGTGTAATTGCCATCACTATTGCCAGCATTATTACAAATTGTCCTACACGCAACTTTGCGCGTAGCCTACGACGCGCTTGTTTCTTCTCATTCCATTGATTGTATTCTTCCCGCAGCTCCACCAGCGATTTGCAATATTTCACATTCAGTTCTACTATTTCTTCTTCACTTGCTGCAATGGCAACAGGTTCTACTTGCTCAGGTGCTTGAACATAATCATGCAATTGTTCGAATTCAGCGGCTTGCTTCCAGCAAATGCTGATGCCTTCCTGCCATAACAGGTCAGTCGGTAAAAGCTGTTGTTCTATGAGTTCGGAAACTGTAAAAGGACCACAGGTATTGTTATAACGGAGAAGGAGAAACTGCTGGGTCATACATGAGATTTAAGAGTTGGAAAATTTATGGCTGTATCGCTAAAAGAAGAACAAGGTGAAACACAAGCAGGAACAGGAGGTAAAATGAAAGGCAGTTCTGAACAATCTTGATGGTTACGTTTTTCAGGCATTTGGTATCTACCACCTGGTAATCGTTGAAGTAGAAAAACTGGCCGATGCGACTGTTGCTGGTTCTAAAAAATACAAATAGAACAAGTTTCAGTAGAACAACTGAGATGATTAATGGCGGCAACCAATTTTCAAACAGGACAAGTGCGTTAAAAAAATCTTCTTGCATTTCTTAAGGGGTTGGTGTATACAAAACGAAAAACAGGGGCGGTCATGTGTTTAAAAAAGGCTGAAGCAGGCCCCAAACGGACATAGATGAAGATGCTGGCATCAATTTATTGCCAGTATCAACTCATACTAAAACCAAAGAAGGAATGAGTAACGTAAAACTTGCGGTCATTTTTTATACTATGACCGGGACCAACTACCAGTTAGCACAATGGGCGGAGGAAGGAGCACGCAATGCAGGCGCTGAAACGAAAATTCTGAAAGTTCCAGAATTGGCTCCGCAGAATGTTATTGACGGCAATCCTGCATGGAAAGCTACCGTTGAAAAATTACAAGATGTACCTACGGTAGATCTTTCAGATCTTGATTGGGCAGATGCCATCATTTTTAGTGTGCCTACCCGTTACGGGGTAATGGCTGCACAGTTGAAACAATTTTTGGATACTACAGGCGGATTGTGGGCACAGGGAAAATTGGCCAATAAAGTGGTGAGTGCTATGACAAGCGCACAAAATCCTCATGGCGGACAAGAAGCCACCCTCCTGTCATTGTACACTATGATGTTCCATTGGGGAGCAATCATAGCATGCCCAGGATATACCGATCAGTCTATTTTTGGGGCGGGTGGTAATCCATATGGCACCAGCGCCACTGTTGGCCAACAAGGAATTTCCAATGATGCGCAGGCAGCTGTTTTGCACCAGGCAAAGCGTACTGTTACTGTAGCTCAATGGGTGAAAGCGGGTATGACTTCAGGAACTTAATGCAATACAACCCCGGTAGGCACAATGAATACCGGGGTTTTCTTCAGCATCATCCACAACTTCTCCACTACAATTCCCGGTGGTTTTCGTTTAACTCCCAATCCGCCTATTTTTGCCGGCTATGGCTAAGAGTAGTGCCGAAACCCCGCTGATGCAGCAGCACAAGGCTATTAAACAAAAATATCCTGATGCTATCCTCTTATTTCGCGTGGGCGATTTTTATGAAACGTTTGGAGAAGATGCCATCATTAGTAGCCAAGTGCTTGGGATCACACTGACCAAGCGCAACAATGGCGCTGCCTTCAGTAGCGAGCTTGCTGGCTTCCCTTATCATGCATTGGACACTTACCTGCACAAGCTGGTAAAAGCTGGCTACCGTGTAGCCATATGCGATCAACTGGAAGATCCAAAGCAGGTAAAAGGCATTGTAAAACGTGGTGTAACCGAAATGGTAACGCCAGGTGTGGCTACCAATGACAAAATGCTGGAGCACAACAGCAATAATTTTCTTGCTGCCTTACATTTCCAGGACGATAAAAGCGGGATTGCTTTTTTAGACATCTCTACAGGTGAAATGTTTGTGAGTGAAGGCAACCAGGAGTACATTGACAAACTATTACAAACGCTGAAGCCGGCGGAGGTAATCTTCCAGCGCAATTACCAGAAACAGTTCAAAGAGAACTTTGGCAGTAAGTTTTACACCTACACGCTCGACAGCTGGATTTTTGATACCGCTTATGCCACTGAAAACCTGCTCAAACATTTTCAAACACATTCCCTCAAAGGTTTTGGTGTAGAAAATATGCCTGCAGCCATCATTGCTGCCGGTGCTGTTTTTCATTATTTAAAAGATACAGAGCATCCCAACCTGCAGCACATTACTTCCATTCAGCGGATTGAGCGTGATGATTACCTGTGGATGGATCGATTCACCATTCGCAACCTGGAGCTACTGGGAAGTGGCGTGGAGGAT
Coding sequences within it:
- the pgi gene encoding glucose-6-phosphate isomerase — translated: MLPKVNPTNTQAWLLLRRHFEEEMQRTHMRKLFDADAERFSKFSLQFNDILFDYSKNILTQKTMQLLFQLAEECQLRQSIDSMFGGERINETEDRAVLHVALRNMGNAPYMVNGEDVMPGVVKVRKQMKTFCDKVHSGDWKGYTGKRIKSIVNIGIGGSDLGPVMVTEALKPYWKKNIQTYFVSNVDGTHIAETLKKVKPEETLFLVASKTFTTQETMTNAHTARSWFLEQAIDEAHIAKHFVALSTNEKEVVKFGIAPENMFEFWDWVGGRYSLWSAIGLSIALTIGYNNFEELLHGAYEVDEHFRREKFSGNIPVIMALIGLWYTNFFNAQSEAILPYDQYMHRFAAYFQQGNMESNGKSVDRNGYEVNYPTGPVIWGEPGTNGQHAFYQLIHQGTLIIPCDFIAPAISHNPIGDHHVKLLSNYFAQTEALMNGKTEDEVKQELTKAGLNKEEIKKLVKFKVFKGNKPTNSFMVKQVTPRTLGNLVAMYEHKIFVQGAIWNIFSFDQWGVELGKQLANKILPELENNDTVNSHDSSTNGLINAFKTLRAQG
- the def gene encoding peptide deformylase, which produces MTLPIVAYGAPILRQVAQDISPDYPQLEKLIEDMWETMYASNGVGLAAPQINRAIRLFVVDSAQIFANQDDDEDGGYADAPGVKKVFINAHIKQLDGEEWAYNEGCLSIPKIREDVKRPEEVVLEYVDENFQPHTETFVGLTARIIQHEYDHIEGKLFIDYLKPLRRKMLQGKLNDISKGKIRMDYKMMYAK
- the ruvX gene encoding Holliday junction resolvase RuvX, whose translation is MARILSIDYGSKRTGLAVTDPMQIIATGLAGLHTKDLEQFLKDYFSKEQVERVIIGHPTNWDDSDTHATPLVQAFINRFVKVFPNIPIEKVDERYTSKMAVQSMVESGMKKKKRQDKKMVDEIAAIIMLQEYLQRQ
- a CDS encoding UbiA-like polyprenyltransferase; translation: MNTVKNYLSLVKFSHTIFALPFALIGFFLGYRLFEQYGNVLSQVHYEFGISSYDFPGSIQEIILRFVLVLVCMVTARSAAMAFNRFLDKNFDAKNPRTAIREIPAGIISSSSALRFVILNCILFIISTFFINRICFFLSPVALFVILFYSYTKRFTALCHLVLGLGLSLAPIGAYLAVTGEFAVLPVLFSFTVLFWVSGFDIIYALQDIDFDREHQLHSIPARLGKKNALRVSELLHVFSGLIVIAAGWLGEFGWLYWIGVVVFCGMLIYQHSIVKPHDLRRVNLAFMTANGIASVVFAVFVIADLLWKM
- a CDS encoding RNA methyltransferase, yielding MRKLSMDELGRKSVDEFKQAEKNPLVVVLDNIRSMHNVGSVFRTADAFLVEAICLCGYTPQPPHRDIQKTALGATETVDWLYYSETTEAVAELKQRGYTVYAIEQTQGSISLEKFHWQPETKLAIVLGNEVEGVADDVLKMADGSIEIPQLGMKHSLNISVAAGIVTWKLVEQQLLRL
- a CDS encoding EthD family reductase — encoded protein: MHKITVLYNHPGDEAAFEDYYENKHLPMARHMPGVSKVELTKFVPTPGGDQPEFYRMAELYFSSEEQMIETMGSPEGQAVIDDIHNLSEAGVKVVIGKVTTY
- the wrbA gene encoding NAD(P)H:quinone oxidoreductase, encoding MSNVKLAVIFYTMTGTNYQLAQWAEEGARNAGAETKILKVPELAPQNVIDGNPAWKATVEKLQDVPTVDLSDLDWADAIIFSVPTRYGVMAAQLKQFLDTTGGLWAQGKLANKVVSAMTSAQNPHGGQEATLLSLYTMMFHWGAIIACPGYTDQSIFGAGGNPYGTSATVGQQGISNDAQAAVLHQAKRTVTVAQWVKAGMTSGT